From the genome of Variovorax sp. RA8, one region includes:
- a CDS encoding HlyD family efflux transporter periplasmic adaptor subunit, producing the protein MTDLAFHALAAKVRAAGRAADLAFVICNETHALARYRQAALVGYFGARRTRLVGHSGLADVEADSPYALWLAEVADHLRPQLDALPAAAPVLALAPSMLPPALAASWADWLPDHVWALPLAGPDGRVRAVLFLARETSWPAEFDAEAPEYLLLQAAAVYGHAWWALTGRRRSIGTLWHGLWARKALRWSLLLIPLLLLVPVREYALVQAEVVSLRSQVIAAPRDGVIKRMAVPPNTPVEAGQTLAELDDTTLLNRLAVAQAALASARLELHQASQRAIESQGAKAELNLAQGKLREREVEVAGLQREVAQLSIKAPAQGVFVYSDPDDWAGRPVQTGERVGLLADPATLGVQAWAPVSEAVNLAPGAPMTLFLRVAPLDPVSARLDYAGYQAVEAPNGVASYPLRGHLEETAPVTRIGLRGTARVSGDWIVLGYLMFRRPFAAVREWCGC; encoded by the coding sequence ATGACGGACCTGGCCTTCCATGCGCTGGCTGCGAAGGTGCGCGCGGCCGGCCGCGCGGCCGATCTCGCCTTCGTGATCTGCAACGAGACCCACGCGCTCGCCCGCTACCGGCAGGCGGCGCTGGTCGGCTACTTCGGCGCGCGGCGCACGCGGCTCGTGGGCCACTCGGGGCTGGCCGACGTCGAAGCGGATTCCCCCTATGCGCTGTGGCTGGCGGAGGTGGCCGACCACCTGCGGCCGCAGCTCGATGCATTGCCCGCCGCGGCGCCCGTGCTGGCGCTGGCGCCGTCGATGCTCCCGCCCGCGCTCGCCGCCTCCTGGGCCGACTGGCTGCCCGACCATGTGTGGGCGCTGCCGCTCGCGGGGCCCGACGGCCGCGTGCGAGCGGTCTTGTTCCTGGCGCGCGAGACCTCGTGGCCTGCCGAGTTCGACGCCGAGGCGCCCGAGTACCTGCTGCTGCAGGCGGCCGCGGTCTATGGCCATGCCTGGTGGGCGCTGACGGGCCGGCGCCGCTCCATCGGCACGCTGTGGCACGGGCTCTGGGCGCGCAAGGCGCTGCGCTGGTCGCTCCTGCTGATTCCGCTGCTGCTGCTCGTGCCGGTGCGCGAGTACGCGCTGGTGCAGGCCGAGGTGGTCTCCCTGCGCAGCCAGGTGATCGCCGCGCCGCGCGACGGTGTCATCAAGCGCATGGCGGTGCCGCCCAACACGCCGGTCGAGGCCGGGCAGACCCTCGCCGAGCTCGACGACACCACGCTCTTGAACCGCCTGGCCGTGGCGCAGGCCGCGCTGGCCAGCGCGCGTCTCGAACTGCACCAGGCCTCGCAGCGCGCCATCGAATCGCAAGGCGCCAAGGCCGAGCTCAACCTGGCGCAGGGCAAGCTGCGCGAGCGCGAGGTCGAGGTGGCCGGCTTGCAGCGCGAAGTGGCGCAGTTGTCGATCAAGGCGCCGGCGCAGGGCGTGTTCGTCTATTCCGATCCCGACGACTGGGCCGGGCGGCCGGTGCAGACGGGGGAGCGCGTCGGGCTGCTGGCCGACCCGGCCACTCTGGGCGTGCAGGCGTGGGCGCCGGTCAGCGAGGCGGTCAACCTCGCGCCGGGCGCGCCGATGACGCTGTTCCTGCGCGTCGCGCCGCTCGATCCTGTCTCCGCGCGTCTCGACTATGCCGGCTACCAGGCCGTCGAGGCGCCGAACGGGGTTGCGAGCTACCCGCTGCGCGGACATCTCGAGGAGACGGCGCCCGTCACCCGGATCGGGTTGCGCGGCACGGCGCGCGTGTCGGGCGACTGGATCGTGCTGGGCTACCTGATGTTCCGGCGCCCCTTCGCGGCGGTGCGGGAGTGGTGCGGATGCTGA
- a CDS encoding response regulator transcription factor — MRVAALDDDVDQLDLVRCTLQAIGHDCHVFSEGTALRRELQRETFDLLVLDWHLPDITGPEIVRWVRANVQARIPILFVTNRHEERDVVEGLTAGADDFMVKPVRVGELAARVRALLRRAYMDPPPEEQVWGRYRFVLASRQLEIDGKPVALTQKEFDLALFLFRNAGRLISRKHLLETIWGVANPPGTELMSRSLDTHISRVRTVLGLRPESGYRLASIYGQGYRFEVLGNDENHVA, encoded by the coding sequence ATGCGAGTTGCCGCACTGGACGACGACGTCGATCAGCTCGACCTCGTCAGGTGCACTTTGCAAGCGATCGGGCACGACTGCCACGTCTTCTCTGAAGGTACCGCCCTGCGGCGCGAGCTGCAGCGCGAGACCTTCGATCTCCTGGTCCTGGACTGGCACCTGCCCGACATCACCGGCCCGGAGATCGTGCGATGGGTCCGGGCCAACGTGCAGGCGCGCATTCCGATCCTCTTCGTCACCAATCGCCATGAAGAGCGCGACGTGGTGGAGGGCCTGACCGCGGGAGCGGACGATTTCATGGTCAAGCCGGTGCGCGTCGGCGAACTGGCAGCGCGCGTGCGGGCGCTGCTGCGGCGGGCCTACATGGACCCGCCGCCCGAAGAGCAGGTATGGGGACGCTATCGCTTCGTGCTGGCGAGCCGGCAGCTGGAGATCGACGGCAAGCCGGTGGCGCTGACGCAGAAGGAGTTCGACCTGGCCTTGTTCCTGTTCAGGAACGCGGGGCGGCTGATCTCGCGCAAGCATTTGCTGGAAACGATCTGGGGCGTCGCCAATCCACCCGGGACCGAGCTGATGTCGCGCTCGCTCGACACGCACATCTCCCGCGTGCGAACCGTGCTCGGCCTGCGTCCCGAGAGCGGCTATCGCCTGGCTTCCATCTACGGGCAGGGCTACCGCTTCGAAGTGCTCGGCAACGATGAGAACCATGTCGCGTGA
- a CDS encoding FecR domain-containing protein, whose amino-acid sequence MSREGAARAARRHASRIGQCLAALQLALHALAFSPPAAAAEPDLVHAVQAGETLYGLAEQYTGRSDRWQLLQQHNGIADPHRIEPGTRVRIPAALLAFAPSFATVEYVTGEVRQFAVPEAQAQPVQAGARLPEGTRIEVGSDGYMRLALSDGSVVRVPANSTVRLAGVRRQEALQANETLIQLDAGRVDVSAQPLRGGSGRFEIRTPLAVASVRGTEFGVAIQPDAGVTGEVMHGAVDLKGRARSPGPRGLREQRLQAGEGARVSQAGTVGPVRQLPAAPDLATLPATITDADFVRLPLPVRPGVAAYRVRIARDPAMEQVVRNGVFDAGELRFAGLDDGDYTVGARGVDAEGLSGLESTRAIRVKARPVAPLSQGPAPGERIVGSRVEFNCAQPAGIRRFRLQVASDESFQDLRVDDPELQECRRTAQLPAGRYFWRVASVALTPDGKTDQGPFSAGRRFDVVEPPPVPPPPRFGDADGALQLYWSALPGYGYRVEVARDSAFADVVHAETHSEAFLHLKALPPGTYYVRMQAITPQGDAGVFSVSQAVRIGPVVRDASGSAVHDGDGRPIGRQ is encoded by the coding sequence ATGTCGCGTGAGGGGGCGGCGCGAGCCGCACGCCGCCACGCGAGCCGCATCGGGCAGTGCCTCGCCGCCTTGCAGCTGGCGCTGCACGCGCTGGCCTTCTCGCCGCCGGCCGCCGCCGCCGAGCCGGACCTCGTGCATGCCGTGCAGGCCGGCGAGACGCTCTATGGACTGGCCGAGCAATACACGGGCCGGTCCGATCGCTGGCAACTGCTGCAGCAGCACAACGGGATCGCCGATCCGCATCGCATCGAGCCGGGTACGCGCGTGCGCATCCCGGCTGCGCTGCTGGCCTTTGCGCCGAGCTTCGCGACGGTGGAGTACGTCACGGGCGAGGTCCGCCAGTTCGCCGTCCCGGAGGCGCAGGCCCAGCCCGTGCAGGCGGGCGCGCGCCTGCCGGAGGGCACCCGCATCGAAGTCGGATCCGATGGCTACATGCGCCTCGCGCTGAGCGATGGCTCGGTGGTGCGCGTACCGGCGAACTCGACGGTGCGGCTCGCCGGCGTCCGCCGTCAGGAGGCGCTGCAGGCCAACGAAACCCTGATCCAGCTCGATGCCGGCCGTGTGGATGTCTCGGCGCAGCCGCTGCGCGGCGGATCGGGCCGCTTCGAGATCCGCACGCCGCTGGCCGTGGCGAGCGTGCGCGGTACGGAGTTCGGCGTAGCCATCCAGCCCGATGCCGGCGTCACCGGCGAGGTCATGCACGGCGCTGTCGATCTGAAGGGTCGCGCGCGCAGCCCGGGCCCGCGCGGCCTGCGCGAGCAGCGCCTGCAGGCAGGCGAGGGCGCACGCGTGAGCCAGGCCGGCACGGTGGGGCCCGTGCGCCAGCTGCCCGCGGCACCCGATCTTGCAACGTTGCCGGCCACCATCACCGATGCCGACTTCGTTCGCCTGCCGCTGCCTGTGCGGCCGGGCGTGGCGGCCTACCGGGTCCGCATCGCCAGGGACCCGGCGATGGAGCAGGTCGTGCGCAACGGCGTGTTCGATGCCGGCGAGCTGCGCTTCGCCGGCCTCGACGATGGCGACTACACCGTGGGTGCGCGCGGCGTGGACGCGGAAGGCCTCTCCGGCCTCGAGAGCACGCGCGCGATCCGCGTCAAGGCGCGGCCGGTCGCGCCGCTCTCGCAAGGGCCTGCGCCGGGCGAGAGAATCGTCGGCAGCAGGGTCGAGTTCAACTGCGCGCAGCCGGCCGGCATCCGGCGCTTCAGGCTGCAGGTCGCGAGCGACGAGTCCTTCCAGGACTTGCGCGTCGACGATCCGGAGCTCCAGGAGTGCCGGCGCACCGCCCAGTTGCCTGCGGGCCGCTACTTCTGGCGCGTGGCTTCCGTCGCCCTGACGCCGGATGGAAAGACCGACCAGGGGCCGTTCAGCGCAGGCCGGCGCTTCGATGTGGTGGAGCCGCCGCCGGTGCCGCCGCCGCCCAGGTTCGGCGACGCCGACGGGGCGCTGCAGCTCTACTGGTCCGCGCTGCCCGGCTACGGCTACCGCGTGGAGGTGGCGCGCGACAGCGCCTTCGCGGACGTCGTCCATGCAGAGACGCACTCCGAGGCCTTCCTGCACCTGAAGGCGCTGCCGCCCGGCACCTATTACGTGCGGATGCAGGCCATCACGCCGCAGGGCGATGCGGG
- a CDS encoding HlyD family efflux transporter periplasmic adaptor subunit gives MLSHATAAPAPWPSLREELQIHAAGANRDGSPAWHICDPVRNLFFRIGWLEFEMLQRWRLADSQRIAREVADATTLAPAPDDVDGFRSFLERHQLLRAARQKAPMPLWRWLLDNYLFIRIPLVRPAMSLERLLPWVGWLFTRWFAGLSALAAVGGLVLAARQWDTVEANLRGALSWDGVVGFAGALIVSKLLHELGHALVSTKLGLRVGHMGVALLVMWPMAYTDTGESWKLERSRHRFAIASAGIASELVLATWSTLLWAFLPDGDLRSALFFLATTAWVMTLLINASPFMRFDGYYMLADAIDFPGLHERAGQQARHFLRRWLLGLDDPLPEALSTGLRRLLIAFAFATWLYRLVLFVGIAVVVYHAFFKALGVFLFFVEIGVFVGRPVMAELRVWRERRAEIPRRRKLGWLLAVVAAGLVLWMPWHAGIRAPGVIKAGSEQPVYSPFAARVTALDIADGADVQPGRELLMLDAPTQAEERDKARALALAYTRAARGALGLDEGPAAQLAVAEQQASRWEAEGRAREAELLRLRLVASQAGEVRDVDPLVGPGTWVAPSQLIAMVVDGQRWRVEALVPEHDRQRLSQGSTATVIVKGRTRKLQGQVRAIDGSPVKRLPHMLLAQDHGGPIALNPTRPKTELRPAQAWFRVLVEGESETPLAAVREVAVHFEGTRESIARNWIDNALSVVIQQSGF, from the coding sequence ATGCTGAGCCATGCCACCGCCGCGCCTGCGCCCTGGCCCTCGCTGCGCGAGGAGCTGCAGATCCATGCGGCGGGCGCGAACCGCGACGGTTCGCCCGCGTGGCACATCTGCGACCCGGTGCGCAATCTCTTCTTCCGCATCGGCTGGCTCGAGTTCGAGATGCTGCAGCGCTGGCGCCTGGCCGATTCGCAACGCATCGCCCGCGAGGTCGCGGATGCCACCACGCTGGCGCCCGCGCCCGATGACGTGGACGGGTTCCGAAGCTTCCTCGAGCGCCACCAACTGCTGCGCGCAGCGCGGCAGAAGGCGCCGATGCCGCTCTGGCGATGGCTGCTCGACAACTACCTGTTCATCCGCATCCCGCTGGTGCGCCCGGCGATGTCGCTGGAGCGGCTCCTGCCCTGGGTCGGGTGGCTGTTCACGCGCTGGTTCGCGGGCCTGAGTGCACTCGCCGCAGTTGGCGGCCTGGTGCTCGCGGCGCGGCAATGGGACACGGTGGAAGCCAACCTCCGCGGCGCGCTGAGCTGGGACGGCGTGGTGGGCTTCGCCGGCGCGCTGATCGTCTCCAAGCTGCTGCACGAGCTGGGCCATGCGCTGGTCTCCACCAAGCTGGGCCTGCGCGTGGGCCACATGGGCGTGGCGCTGCTCGTGATGTGGCCCATGGCCTACACCGACACCGGCGAGAGCTGGAAGCTGGAGCGTTCGCGCCATCGCTTTGCCATCGCCTCGGCGGGCATCGCCTCCGAACTCGTGCTGGCGACGTGGTCGACCCTGCTCTGGGCCTTCCTGCCCGATGGCGACCTGCGCAGCGCGCTGTTCTTCCTGGCGACCACCGCCTGGGTGATGACCTTGCTCATCAACGCCAGCCCCTTCATGCGCTTCGACGGCTACTACATGCTCGCCGACGCGATCGACTTCCCGGGCCTGCATGAGCGCGCGGGGCAGCAGGCGAGGCATTTCCTGCGGCGCTGGCTGCTCGGCCTGGACGACCCCCTGCCGGAGGCGCTGTCGACGGGCTTGCGTCGGCTGCTGATCGCCTTCGCCTTCGCGACCTGGCTCTACCGGCTGGTGCTGTTCGTCGGCATCGCGGTGGTGGTCTATCACGCCTTCTTCAAGGCGCTCGGCGTGTTCCTTTTCTTCGTCGAGATCGGCGTCTTCGTCGGCCGCCCGGTGATGGCGGAACTGCGCGTGTGGCGCGAGCGCCGCGCCGAGATCCCGCGCCGGCGCAAGCTAGGATGGCTGCTCGCTGTCGTGGCGGCGGGGCTGGTGCTGTGGATGCCGTGGCATGCCGGCATCCGCGCGCCGGGCGTGATCAAGGCCGGCTCGGAGCAGCCCGTGTATTCGCCCTTCGCGGCACGCGTGACGGCACTGGACATCGCGGATGGCGCCGACGTCCAGCCCGGTCGCGAACTGCTGATGCTCGATGCCCCGACCCAGGCCGAGGAACGCGACAAGGCGCGCGCCCTGGCCCTGGCCTATACGCGCGCCGCGCGCGGTGCGCTGGGCCTGGACGAAGGCCCGGCAGCGCAACTGGCCGTGGCCGAGCAGCAGGCGAGCCGCTGGGAGGCCGAGGGCCGCGCGCGCGAGGCCGAACTGCTCCGGCTGCGGCTGGTGGCCTCGCAGGCCGGCGAGGTGCGCGACGTCGATCCGCTGGTGGGCCCGGGCACCTGGGTTGCGCCGTCGCAGCTCATCGCGATGGTGGTCGACGGGCAGCGCTGGCGCGTCGAGGCGCTGGTGCCCGAGCATGACCGGCAGCGCCTGTCGCAGGGCAGCACGGCGACGGTCATCGTCAAGGGGCGCACGCGCAAGCTGCAAGGGCAGGTGCGCGCCATCGACGGCAGCCCGGTCAAGCGCCTGCCGCACATGCTGCTGGCGCAGGATCACGGCGGCCCGATCGCACTCAACCCGACGCGGCCGAAGACCGAGCTGAGGCCGGCGCAGGCGTGGTTCCGCGTGCTGGTGGAGGGCGAATCGGAGACCCCGCTTGCCGCGGTGCGCGAGGTGGCAGTGCACTTCGAAGGCACGCGCGAGAGCATCGCGCGCAACTGGATCGACAACGCCCTGTCGGTCGTGATTCAGCAGTCGGGATTCTGA
- a CDS encoding efflux RND transporter periplasmic adaptor subunit, with amino-acid sequence MKRTARSLGLLALCVYGLGLQQAAAEPVPARAPLQGAPSAAPVRFLVVASQESVLSASVPGRFAKVSANLGDTVRKGQLLAAFDCAEIQARRDAARAEAEAARVQYEAKMKLQGLQSAAEVEVELAAANVNKAQSQIRIFDAQLGQCAFVAPFAGKVARVHVKVGQGVNPGAPVVELVGSGPLKARMNVPSQWLAWLQPGERLEGMVDETGSACALKVTRVAGRVDAVSQTVEIETELASASGQVLPGMSGQVRAPVRRRASPAAE; translated from the coding sequence GTGAAGAGGACCGCCAGGTCCCTCGGCCTGCTCGCGCTTTGCGTGTACGGGCTCGGCCTCCAGCAGGCCGCTGCCGAACCGGTGCCGGCGCGTGCGCCCCTGCAGGGCGCGCCCAGTGCCGCGCCGGTGCGCTTCCTTGTCGTGGCGTCGCAGGAAAGCGTCCTCTCCGCGTCGGTCCCGGGGCGCTTCGCCAAGGTATCGGCGAACCTGGGCGACACGGTGCGCAAGGGCCAATTGCTCGCCGCCTTCGATTGCGCCGAGATCCAGGCGCGCCGTGATGCGGCACGCGCCGAAGCCGAGGCGGCGCGGGTGCAGTACGAGGCCAAGATGAAGCTGCAGGGCCTGCAGTCGGCGGCCGAGGTCGAAGTCGAGCTCGCTGCGGCCAACGTCAACAAGGCGCAGAGCCAGATCCGCATCTTCGACGCGCAGCTGGGCCAGTGCGCCTTCGTGGCCCCGTTCGCGGGCAAGGTGGCGCGCGTCCATGTCAAGGTGGGGCAGGGCGTGAATCCCGGTGCGCCGGTGGTGGAGCTTGTCGGCAGCGGCCCGCTCAAGGCGCGGATGAACGTGCCCTCGCAATGGCTTGCCTGGCTCCAGCCGGGCGAGCGGCTGGAAGGCATGGTCGACGAGACCGGCAGCGCCTGCGCGCTCAAGGTCACGCGTGTGGCCGGCCGCGTCGATGCGGTGAGCCAGACGGTGGAGATCGAGACCGAGCTCGCCAGTGCCAGCGGCCAGGTGCTGCCCGGCATGAGCGGCCAGGTTCGCGCGCCGGTGCGGCGTCGAGCCTCGCCCGCCGCCGAATGA
- a CDS encoding TolC family protein yields the protein MKKSKPSRVPVVPTLMAVAVAVLLAGCSVNPVQVTPDEVAQRVANDQAQMYKDQAPVAAPISYSDALARALKYNLDYRLKLMESALARGLLDVSAADMLPKLVADAGYNDRSNDSGGTSIGIEDRVVSLRPSTSEERSHYYGRATLSWNALDFGLAYFRAKQAADEVNIADERRRKILQNIVQDVRNAYWRALGAQRLLSDADQLATRIEDALAKSREAERAGALPPAQGLAYQRALLDAMTLVNLKRQEMQFAKRELAALMSLPPGTEFTLVDGPADALAPATLDVDKLERAALENRPELREEDYKARVGVNETRKQIAALFPSLNLYAGPRYDSNDLLYNNSWSDVGVSVSMDLFRLAAIPAIKRTNEARVRNDEARRLALSMAVITQVRVSVERYKLALVDQELAAESSRVDQRLASVSRAGSSNRLESELESLRTDSRALVSRFYLATAYAATQASYARVLNSVGIDLLPDTVTGTDLPTLAKAIDHSLAEGEKAAFVQTAAVQTASRPVVVRVENLPAGVSEAAVRGAVERIVIRNDLQTGQGGDALALTLRFERVDSRATARAQWRVTLSEPGGRQLLSQRYASFLPDAPTESALGAFAEAATLSVISDVRRLSRSGASVAQKP from the coding sequence GTGAAGAAATCGAAGCCATCGAGAGTCCCCGTCGTCCCCACCCTGATGGCAGTGGCCGTTGCCGTCCTCCTCGCCGGCTGCAGCGTCAACCCGGTCCAGGTAACGCCCGACGAGGTGGCGCAGCGCGTCGCCAACGACCAGGCGCAGATGTACAAGGACCAGGCGCCGGTCGCCGCGCCCATCAGCTACTCCGACGCACTGGCCCGGGCGCTCAAGTACAACCTCGACTACCGCCTCAAGCTGATGGAGAGCGCGCTCGCACGCGGCCTGCTCGACGTCTCGGCCGCCGACATGCTGCCCAAGCTGGTGGCCGATGCCGGCTACAACGACCGCAGCAACGATTCGGGCGGCACCAGCATCGGCATCGAGGACCGCGTCGTGAGCCTGCGGCCCTCCACCTCGGAGGAACGCTCGCACTACTACGGCCGCGCCACGCTGTCGTGGAATGCACTCGACTTCGGCCTGGCCTACTTTCGCGCCAAGCAGGCGGCGGACGAGGTCAACATCGCCGATGAGCGCCGCCGCAAGATCCTGCAGAACATCGTGCAGGACGTGCGTAACGCCTACTGGCGCGCGCTCGGTGCGCAGCGGCTGCTCTCCGACGCCGACCAGCTCGCCACCCGCATCGAGGACGCACTCGCGAAGTCGCGCGAAGCCGAGCGCGCCGGCGCGCTGCCGCCCGCGCAGGGCCTGGCCTACCAGCGCGCGCTGCTCGACGCGATGACGCTGGTCAACCTCAAGCGCCAGGAAATGCAGTTCGCCAAGCGCGAGCTCGCCGCGCTCATGAGCCTGCCGCCCGGCACCGAGTTCACCCTGGTCGACGGCCCTGCGGATGCGCTGGCGCCCGCCACGCTCGACGTCGACAAGCTCGAACGCGCGGCGCTGGAGAACCGGCCCGAGCTGCGCGAGGAGGACTACAAGGCGCGCGTCGGCGTCAACGAGACCAGGAAGCAGATCGCCGCGCTGTTTCCCAGCCTCAACCTGTATGCCGGCCCGCGCTACGACTCCAACGACCTGCTCTACAACAACAGCTGGAGCGATGTCGGCGTGAGCGTCTCGATGGACCTGTTCCGCCTCGCGGCCATTCCGGCGATCAAGCGCACCAACGAAGCGCGGGTGCGCAACGACGAGGCGCGCCGGCTGGCGCTCTCGATGGCCGTGATCACGCAGGTGCGCGTGTCGGTCGAGCGCTACAAGCTGGCCCTGGTGGACCAGGAGCTCGCGGCCGAATCGAGCCGTGTGGACCAGCGGCTGGCGAGCGTCTCGCGCGCCGGCAGCAGCAACCGGCTCGAGAGCGAGCTCGAGTCCCTGCGCACCGATTCGCGTGCGCTGGTCTCGCGCTTCTACCTGGCCACCGCCTACGCCGCGACCCAGGCCTCCTATGCCCGCGTGCTCAACTCGGTGGGCATCGACCTCCTGCCCGACACCGTGACCGGCACCGACCTGCCGACCCTGGCGAAGGCCATCGACCACAGCCTGGCCGAAGGCGAGAAGGCGGCCTTCGTGCAGACAGCCGCGGTGCAGACCGCCAGCCGGCCGGTCGTTGTCCGCGTGGAGAACCTGCCGGCGGGCGTGAGCGAGGCCGCGGTGCGCGGCGCCGTCGAGCGCATCGTCATTCGCAACGACCTCCAGACGGGGCAGGGCGGCGACGCGCTGGCACTGACGCTGCGTTTCGAGCGCGTGGATTCGCGCGCCACCGCGCGTGCGCAGTGGCGCGTCACGCTGTCGGAGCCCGGCGGCCGGCAACTGCTGTCGCAGCGCTATGCGAGCTTCCTGCCCGACGCGCCGACCGAGAGCGCGCTCGGCGCCTTCGCCGAGGCGGCGACGCTGTCGGTGATCTCCGATGTGCGGCGCCTGTCGCGCAGTGGCGCCTCCGTGGCGCAGAAGCCGTGA